Proteins from one Natrinema versiforme genomic window:
- a CDS encoding phage integrase SAM-like domain-containing protein — protein sequence MPDRALSTPLDDSFERYLQDKGKGRGGGGGNYRRNAARELERFAEWAAGDRGDDDWTGIVPDDVDREPTFDDLDERVFREYARHLGGDRGLKQNTVQTYYRYISAWCGWCVNEGYLEAHYAQRASAMAPLPEDDGRKPGDQQAWTSEQRHALTRHVDERARDAVEAYRTLPEDTDPIDKQRARYAALKAARDRALVFVLAYTAVRVGELLRDPNDPRRRGVRWEDLSLDDGSMDVYRKKQQWDAASLPDPVISPLRSYRQLVDPPTDRWPVFPTFDQRTLAELVREELAERGERPEGIDERREACARDLLLALDENIRPPSITTDGARSILQRLSEAAGIDIDHPKHDYLAPHGGRRGMGEVLVRAFGYTVAARYLDNSEEMVRERYSHIEAGELGDVATEALEEIDSVPQ from the coding sequence ATGCCTGACCGAGCGCTTTCGACGCCGCTCGACGACAGCTTCGAGCGCTACCTCCAAGACAAGGGGAAAGGCCGGGGCGGCGGCGGTGGGAACTATCGACGTAACGCTGCACGCGAGCTCGAACGGTTCGCCGAGTGGGCCGCCGGCGACCGCGGCGACGACGACTGGACCGGGATCGTCCCCGACGACGTCGACCGGGAGCCGACATTCGACGATCTCGACGAACGCGTGTTCCGGGAGTATGCCCGGCATCTCGGTGGAGATCGGGGACTCAAGCAGAACACGGTACAAACTTATTACCGCTATATCTCTGCCTGGTGTGGCTGGTGCGTCAACGAAGGGTATCTCGAGGCGCATTACGCGCAGCGGGCGAGTGCGATGGCGCCGTTACCGGAGGACGACGGTCGCAAGCCCGGCGACCAACAGGCCTGGACGTCTGAACAGCGCCACGCCCTCACCCGCCACGTCGACGAACGGGCCCGCGACGCCGTCGAGGCGTACAGGACACTCCCAGAGGATACTGACCCCATCGATAAGCAGCGAGCGCGCTACGCGGCGCTGAAGGCGGCTCGTGACCGGGCGCTGGTGTTCGTCCTCGCGTACACAGCTGTCCGTGTCGGGGAACTCCTCCGAGATCCGAACGACCCACGCCGGCGCGGCGTTCGCTGGGAGGACCTTTCCCTCGACGACGGGAGTATGGACGTCTACCGGAAGAAACAGCAGTGGGACGCCGCGAGCCTTCCCGATCCGGTGATTTCTCCGTTGCGGAGCTACCGTCAGCTGGTGGACCCGCCGACGGACCGCTGGCCGGTGTTTCCGACGTTCGACCAACGGACGCTCGCAGAGCTCGTCCGGGAAGAGCTAGCCGAACGAGGGGAACGCCCAGAAGGAATCGACGAGCGACGTGAGGCATGCGCCCGGGACCTCTTGCTGGCGCTCGATGAGAATATTCGGCCGCCGTCGATCACGACGGACGGCGCACGGTCGATTCTTCAACGGCTCTCGGAGGCCGCAGGGATCGACATCGACCATCCGAAACACGATTATCTTGCTCCGCACGGCGGTCGCCGAGGGATGGGTGAAGTCCTCGTCCGTGCATTCGGGTATACAGTTGCGGCTCGATATCTTGATAATTCCGAAGAGATGGTTCGAGAGCGGTACTCTCACATCGAGGCTGGTGAGTTAGGTGATGTCGCTACTGAGGCCCTCGAGGAGATCGATAGTGTACCGCAGTAA
- a CDS encoding cation-translocating P-type ATPase, which produces MTKQSITQYYQKHRKAIVTATSGLLYGSGWSLGYLTSFEMASAAILVLATIVGGYDIAKTAYHEVTSRTLGIKTLVTLAAIGAIVIGEYWEAAAVVFLFSLGSYLEGRTMRKTRTALQELLEMTPDTATVRRDGELQEVPAREVEAGEVVVVKPGGKIPVDGEVVDGESAVNQAPVTGESAPVHKADGDEVYAGTVNQEGALEIRTTGAGSDTTLERIIRRVEEAQEAQSPTESLIDRFAKYYTPAVIVLAIGAYAVTQNAILSLTLLVIGCPGALVIGPPVSIVSAIGNAARSGVLMKGGEHLERAGKIDLVAFDKTGTLTKGETTVADIEGFGIAADDVLTLAATAEKKSEHHLADAIVDAARERPTAATDGGATVAQADETDAGSRSIPGPDDFDVVAGKGVIAHTKGTEVVVGNRALLEDRDINVPSRIADYVREREERGETVVHVVRDGDIIGAIALRDELRKAAPGVVTALQDVGIETVMLTGDNERTAAAVAEEVGIDEYRAELLPEDKQTVIEAYQADGHVVAMVGDGINDAPSLATADVGIAMGAAGTDTAIETADMALMADDLDRIPYAVKLSKATRWNVLENVGLAVLTVTVLLAGVLTSYVTLAAGMLVHEASVLAVILNGMRLLRH; this is translated from the coding sequence ATGACCAAACAATCGATCACGCAGTACTACCAAAAACACCGGAAGGCAATCGTCACGGCGACGAGCGGCCTGCTGTACGGCAGTGGCTGGAGTCTGGGCTACCTCACGAGTTTCGAGATGGCAAGCGCCGCCATCCTCGTCCTGGCGACAATCGTGGGTGGCTACGACATCGCCAAGACCGCCTACCACGAGGTCACCAGCCGGACGCTCGGTATCAAGACGCTGGTGACGCTGGCCGCTATCGGTGCCATCGTCATCGGCGAGTACTGGGAGGCTGCCGCCGTCGTCTTCCTGTTCAGCCTCGGCAGCTACCTCGAGGGCCGGACCATGCGGAAGACCCGGACGGCCCTCCAGGAGCTGCTGGAGATGACGCCCGACACGGCCACCGTCCGTCGCGACGGGGAACTCCAAGAGGTTCCCGCCCGGGAGGTCGAAGCGGGCGAGGTCGTCGTCGTGAAGCCGGGCGGGAAGATTCCGGTCGATGGCGAGGTCGTCGACGGCGAAAGCGCCGTCAACCAGGCGCCGGTCACAGGCGAGAGCGCGCCCGTCCACAAGGCCGACGGCGACGAAGTCTACGCCGGGACGGTCAACCAGGAGGGCGCGCTAGAAATCCGGACGACGGGTGCGGGCTCGGACACGACTCTCGAACGTATCATCCGTCGCGTCGAGGAGGCCCAAGAGGCCCAGTCGCCCACGGAGAGTCTCATCGACCGGTTCGCGAAGTACTACACGCCGGCCGTCATCGTGCTGGCCATCGGTGCGTATGCAGTCACGCAGAATGCGATCCTGTCGCTGACGCTGTTGGTCATCGGCTGTCCGGGCGCGCTGGTCATCGGGCCACCGGTCAGCATCGTCTCGGCCATCGGCAACGCCGCCCGATCGGGCGTGCTGATGAAGGGCGGCGAACACCTCGAACGCGCCGGCAAAATCGACCTCGTCGCCTTCGACAAGACCGGGACCCTCACGAAAGGCGAAACCACCGTGGCCGATATCGAAGGTTTCGGTATCGCCGCCGACGACGTCCTCACGCTCGCGGCGACCGCCGAGAAGAAGAGCGAACACCACCTCGCCGACGCCATCGTCGACGCAGCCCGCGAGCGCCCGACTGCTGCGACGGACGGTGGGGCGACGGTCGCCCAGGCGGACGAGACGGACGCGGGGAGCAGGTCGATTCCCGGTCCGGACGATTTCGACGTGGTCGCTGGTAAGGGCGTTATCGCCCATACCAAGGGCACCGAAGTTGTTGTCGGCAATCGCGCACTGCTGGAGGACCGCGACATTAACGTCCCCAGTCGGATCGCCGACTACGTCCGCGAGCGTGAGGAGCGCGGCGAAACTGTCGTCCACGTCGTCCGGGACGGGGACATCATCGGCGCAATCGCACTGCGGGACGAGCTCCGGAAGGCAGCTCCTGGGGTCGTCACGGCGCTTCAGGACGTCGGCATCGAGACGGTGATGCTCACCGGCGACAACGAGCGGACGGCCGCCGCCGTCGCCGAGGAGGTCGGCATCGACGAGTACCGCGCCGAACTCCTCCCCGAGGACAAGCAGACAGTCATCGAGGCCTACCAAGCCGACGGCCACGTGGTCGCGATGGTCGGCGACGGCATCAACGACGCGCCGTCGCTGGCGACCGCCGACGTTGGCATCGCGATGGGTGCCGCCGGGACGGACACCGCCATCGAAACGGCAGACATGGCGTTGATGGCCGACGACCTCGACCGCATCCCCTACGCGGTCAAACTCAGCAAGGCGACGCGCTGGAACGTCCTCGAGAACGTCGGGCTCGCAGTGCTGACCGTGACCGTCCTGCTCGCGGGCGTGCTCACCAGCTACGTCACCCTCGCCGCGGGAATGTTGGTCCACGAGGCCAGCGTCCTCGCGGTCATCCTCAACGGGATGCGACTGCTTCGCCACTGA